The nucleotide sequence GCGGTGTGACAGAATGACTGCATCACCAGATCGGCGGAGAAGCCCAGACAGGCCAGATCTTTCAGCTCATCACGGGTCATCGGCCCAGTGGTATCCTGTGAACCGACAGAGGTCATCTTCGGTTCGCAGTATTCGTCAGGGCGAATACCCGCGACGCCACAGGCACGTCCCACCATTTTCTGCGCCAGCGAGAAGCCTTTTTTGCTGGCTTCAACCGCTTTGGAAATACGGAACACATCACTGTGCGGCAAGCCCAGTGACTCACGCGCTTTGGACGTCAGCCCGCGGCCGATAATCAGTGGAATACGGCCACCAGCGCGTACTTCATCCAGCAATACGTCGGTCTTCAGCGCAAACGTCGCCAGAACTTCATTGGTGTCGTGGCGGCGTACTTCGCCTTCATACGGGTAAATGTCAATCACATCACCCATATTCAGATCGTTCACATCGACTTCGATCGGCAACGCACCGGCATCTTCCATCGTGTTGAAGAAGATCGGAGCGATCTTACCGCCCAGCACCACACCACCGCCGCGTTTGTTCGGAACGTAAGGAATATCTTCACCCATGAACCACAGCACGGAGTTGGTTGCCGATTTACGCGACGAACCGGTACCGACAACGTCGCCGACGTAAGCCAGCGGGAAGCCTTTCTTGTTCAGTTCTTCGATCTGTTTGATCGGGCCCACGGTGCCAGGCTGATCGGGATCGATTCCTTCACGGGCGTTTTTCAGCATCGCCAGCGCGTGCAGAGGGATGTCAGGACGTGACCAGGCATCAGGTGCCGGAGACAAGTCATCCGTGTTGGTTTCACCGGTGACTTTAAAAACGGTAACGGTAATTTTTTCCGCCAGTTTCGGGCGGGACAGGAACCACTCGGCATCAGCCCAGGATTGAATCACTTTCTTGGCGTGCGCATTGCCCGCTTTCGCCTTTTCTTCCACATCGTAGAAGTTATCAAACATCAGCAGCGTGTGGGACAGCGCTTCGGCGGCAATCGGTGCCAGCTTGTCATTGTCTAACGCATCAATCAGCGGATGGATGTTATAACCCCCTTGCATGGTACCCAGCAGCTCAACCGCTTTTTCCTGAGTAACCAATGGGGAAGTCGCTTCGCCTTTGGCGACGGCAGCCAGAAAACCGGCCTTCACATAGGCCGCTTCATCAACGCCGGGGGGAACACGGTTAATCAGCAGGTCAAGCAATACTTCTTCTTCGCCCGCCGGGGGATTCTTGAGTGACTCAACCAGCGCGGCCATCTGCGTGGCATCTAACGGTTTAGGAACAATCCCCTGCGCAGCCCGGTCGGCTACGTGCTTACGATATTCTTCTAGCACGACGTTCTCCTCGCTCTCATTGTCTTCATTATGCCCGGCGCTCTTGTTCCCGCTTGTGGTGTCCATGCCTGGGTGCCAGCGTGTGGATGTAAGGTAGTAGAGTGTCCGGTCCAGCCTCGTCAGCATATCAGGATTTGAATTGATTGTTAATTCGTTCACATAATAGCAACATTAATTTTTATTCAACTATGCTATGTGCCCAATTTCACTATCGCTGAAAAATACCGACACCAGCAGAATAGCATGTCCCTGACGGCGCACACTAACTATGCTGAGTTAACCACATAATAGGTAGGTTTTTAACAACATAGCGTGATTAATCATCGTTTGATGGCGTAGCGATAATCAGAATGTTCGCAATAGAGTCGGGAAAAGTGTTAACAGATGATAGGTGCCTTTACGGCAACGATGCCGGATGACCTCTTTGATAACAGGAAAAAACGCCATGAAGATAACACGGTATCTGCCAGTGGTTTTCGTCTCTGCTTTCGCGTTCAGCGCATCCGTCTATGCCGCCCCTATCGAGCTGGAGGGCATCGGTTTAACGCGCGATATTCCTTGTAATGGCAATGATGTCAATATTTCAGGCAACGGCAACAAGATCGTACTGACGGGCAAATGTGCCAATATTTCCGTCGCAGGCTCTGAGCACAACATCACGTTCGATACCGCAACATCGCTTACCGTGACCGGTTCAGAGATTGCCGCCACAGGTCAATCGACGGGTGACCTGACCGTCGCCGCGTATAAAAACACCATCCGCACGCACATCCTTGCCGAGGATAAACCAGCAAAGGTGAATGTAACGGGTACGGAACATCATCTCAATCTGGATTTTAAAGGCCCCGCCGTTGTTTCCTTCAATGGCATCAGCAACCGCCTCTCATGGGGAGGAACAGAACCGAAACTCTCTTCTAGCGGTGCTAATAACGTCATCAAGCAAAAACCATAATTTGCTGCGTTTATTCCTATGACAGATACCTGACGAACGGATTCCGGCAACGAAGAACTCACGACCCAATCGACAACTCGCCGATTGGGTCGTCATTTTTAGTACAAAGACTATTTTAGTACAAAGACTATCGAATCAATTCCCGCCAGAGCGGGTCACATCAGGCCTTAAACGTCAGCCACGGGCGCAGCCGTGCAACAGGCTGAATCAGCCCTGACTGCGTCTGAATATCAATCACAGGCGTAACCGGCTTATAAGCCGCCGGCGCCTCTTCCCGCAGGCGCTCATCCTTCAGCGTGATACATTGCCAGGGCAACGCATCTGCCGACTTCGCCGTATCAACCTTATTACGCATACTTTGCCGACGCTCGGCACGTCCCGCACCGTGTGAACACGACCACAGCCAATCGGGATTCCCCTTCCCCGTGACGAGATAAGAGTAGTCTCCCATCGAACCGGGAATCAGCGCGAATTCTCCGGCTTTGGCGGGGGTCGCGCCTTTGCGATGCAGGTTCATCCCGTGTTCCGGCAGGATAATGTTATGCGACAGATCGACCACCAGCTTGCTGGTATCTCGCGTAAACACCTGCTTCCAGGAAGAGCGAATCAGTTCAGTCAGCACAATCCGGTTGATCCACGCATAGCGGGCGGCGACGCCCATGGCTTCCATATAGTCCGTCGCCTGCTCATCAACCAGACCAAACAGGCCGGACACCGGGTATTTCTCCCCAGTTGGCCAGTTAGCTCGTGCTTTATCGATCCCACGCTGGCCGACATAAAAGCCCACGTCCCGTGAACCGGTATGAATCATAACCACGACTTCGCCTTCCTGTACGCCAGCCTGATACGCCGCATGCCGGTCCAAAACGGCATCAACAATTTGCAGCTCAACGAAATGGTTACCCGACCCGACCGTACCCAGACTGGAAGGGCGAAGAATCTCGCGCGGTGCAAAAAACGGTTCCGGCGCATGTCGGCTAGCGGCACGAACCGCATCGGTTCCGGCGATAGCGCTGAGTTCCGCCGATAAACGTCGGAAATCCACTTCCTGCCAGAGCCCCTGCTGAGGCAGTGCCGTCAGCCACGCCGCAAGCCCCTCATCAAAGAGCGCGGAAAATGAATCCGGTGTCACGGGAACATCGCGCTGATCCAACAGTAGCGTATTTTTCAGCGCCTGAATCAGCGCCGGTTTATGCGCGTCAGCATCCGTATGATGCACGCCCGTGGTCAGCAAGCGCATACCGCAGTTGATATCCGTCCCAATCGCCGCAGGGATAACAAAGTTCTCCGTGGTGGCGACAATGCTGCCGACGGGCGCAAGCGTACCGGGGTGGAAATCCGGCGTCGCGCGAGCGGCACAGACGCGTGCATCGCTGCCCGGTAGGTGTACCGAGGCGAAATCCAGCAGTTGCTGAACCGCCTTTTCTTCCAGCAGCAAGGTGTCCGGCAACAGAACCTGCGCTTCTGCATGCTGCCTGCGAAGATGATAAATAGAATGTTGGTAATCGGTGTCTATCCCCAAACGGGATAAACGTTTTTGTAAGCGAGTAAATGTAGACATGGTGCTACCTAGAAAAACAAAAAATCCTCCTCCCGTTTCGAGGAGAAGGTTGTTTTTCCTGCAGCAGCAGATTCAGGAAAGGATGTCGGGCTATTCTAGGGAGGAACGTCGCGATTGTAAACCGTCACGGCATAACGTGGCGGCACCGTCCGCAGCGTTGTTGAGCACCGTCATTATCCGTGCTCAAGGCCGAGGGTATGGTAAACTCAATACATTAGTCATCACTAAATTAGTTAGCCACGCAGGACGGTATGAACATGACGTTGAGCAATTCGGATCGGGAATTCATGCAGGACGGTGCGGCAAAAGCCGCGGCGCTGCTACGTGCGATTGGCAACGAAAACAGGCTGTTGGTGCTTTGCCTGCTTATCGAACACAGTGAAATGTCGGTTGGGGCGTTGCTTGAACATATCCCGCTCAGCCAGTCCGCCCTCTCGCAGCATCTGGCGAAAATGCGTGAAGAAGGATTGATTAGTTATCGACGCGAATCACAAACGCTGTACTACCGCATCGAAAATCAGAATGTAGAAACCCTCGTCGCCACCTTAAAAACCATTTTCTGTCCCTGATACCTGCAACGGCCCGCAGGGTGACGACCAGGATGGCACGCCATAAAAAACGCCACGGTACAATGGCACCGTGGCGTTCGCGATTAAGTATAAGGGGTATAGAACTTAGAACGACGTCTTCACACTCACAAAGAAAGTCCGTCCCGGTTCGTTATAGGTTGCTGCACCTGCACCCGCGATGGTAACCACATTATTGTTCACCACATCCTGCGCATTGCCCGCACGGAACAGACGTTTATCAAACAGGTTCTCTACACCGCCCGTCACGCTCAGGTTCTTGTTAAACGTATAGGTACTGCTTAACCCGAACAGCGCATAAGGGCTTAACTCATTGGTTGCGCTACCCGTTACACGCTCACCTTTGTAGTTATACTTCTTCGGTTTCTGGCGACCATACCAGGTCACATCGGCCAGGAAGGAGAGATTCTCTGTCGCCTGCCAGTCCACGGATGAATTCAGGGTAAACTCCGGCGTAATCGACAGGTAATCGCCCGTGGTTTTATTCTTAGACTCCAGCATCCAGGTCAGGTTGTTACGCCAGTTGATGCTTTCCGTAACAGGAACGGTCAGGTTACCTTCCAGCCCCTGAATAACCGCTTTCGGTACATTGCCCCACTGGAAAATATTGGCGTTGGCATAATCCTTATTCGTCCCGCCCACCGCTTTACCGATAACATTGTTGCCTGCTTCAATTTTGTTACGGTAATCGTTATGGAAGTAGGTGATGCCCGCGATCAACCCATCGCGATGAAACTCCAAACCAATCTCTTTATTCAGGCTGGTTTCCGCTTTCAGGTCTTCATTACCGATCAGGTAGCAGGACGTACCGCCAGCACAGCCCTGTCCACGGCTATAAAGGAGGTAATTCTCGTTGGTCTGGTACAGGTTCGGCGCTTTGTAAGCGCGGGCGATACCCAGCTTCAGCGTATAGTCGTCACCTAATTCCTGCGACAGGTTGAGCGACGGGCTCCAGTTGGTGCCTGCCGTGCTGTGATGATCAACACGCAGCGCTGGCGTCAGCATGGTGCTGTCCGTCAATTGGACGTTATCTTCCACGAAGGCGGAAGCCAGACGAGCGGCGGATTTCTCACTGCGACCACTGCTGCTCAACGAACCCACACTCCCGGCTTCGGTCGTCGTCTGCGTGTTCGACACCGGATCCGTCATCTTCTGCTCGTTCCACTCAACCCCGAACGTTAACACCTGATCGACCCACAGATTCAGCGGAACATTCACTTCGTTATGCGCAGTGAAATTATCCAGCTTTATCGTGCCATATTGGTTCGGGCTCGTCGTATCAAAAATCCCTTCTAAACCGCCGGACAGCCCCTCAAGGATACGGGTGTTGTGCGTACGTTCGTATTGCAGATACGACGTAGAACTGACGCCGCTGTCCCAGTAGCCGCGATGCGTAACCGCAAAATTCTGGCGGTACATGCGGTTGGTTTCCTTGCCGTAATTGCTAACAACGAGCGGGTTGGTGTTGGTATTTTGCGAATCGCCCGCATAGATATTGCCCTGACGGCTGGAACCCGCTTCGAATTCCAGCGACTGCCGCTTGGTCATATCCCAACGCAACAGGCCGTTGATGTCTTTATTACGCACCCCTTCGCGCCCGGAAGGCAGTGAAGCTGACTGATTGCCCGCACGTGCGGACTGATGTCCCTGGTTAATATCGCGCGCATCAGCCTGGGTTTTGTTCAGATTACCAAACAGACGGAAGCTCAGACTGTCGGTCAGGCCGCCCATCAGACTGAAATCGGTACGCTTGGTTGCACCTTCCGAGCTATGCTCCGGAGCGTTCAGGTAGGTGTTCCAGGTACCGTGCCATTCCTGACTCGGCTGTTTAGTGATGATATTGACTACGCCGCCCGCTGCACCGTTACCATAGCGCGCCGCCGCCGGGCCACGCAGCACCTCAATGCGCTCCACCATATCGGCAGGCACCCAGTTGGTATCACCGCGAGTATCACGCTCACCGCGCCAGCCGTAACGCACGGCAGTACGGCTCGATACCGGCTTGCCATCCACCAGAATCAGCGTGTTTTCCGGTCCCATACCGCGGATATCGATCTGGCGATTGTTACCGCGCTGGCCGCTGGTTGAGTTACCGGACAGATTGACGCCCGGCATGGTGCGAATCAGATCCGACAGATCGTTAGCGGGCGGACGTTTGCTGATATCCTCAGCCGTAATCACCGACACGCCCGGCGCCTGGCGGGTTTGCTCTGCAGCCGTCACCACCATCGTATCGCCCGATGCCTTACTTTCAGCCTGATTCTGCACCTGAGGAGCGGGTTCTGTAGAAGGAGTGGTCGAGGTCTGCGCAGCGCTCAGAAACGATGTCATCCCGCAGCTAACGCCAATGAGCGTCGCCAGATAACGACGCGATTGTGGTAGTTTCATCAAAATTATCCTGCCCTGTAAGAAATGAATAAGTAGCCTGAAAAAGGAGCAACATCGCAGCCGGTACAGCGACACCTAACGACAATCAGCAAAAACGCTGAATAATGGCGGAGATAAAACGCGCAGACGTGGCGGTTATCGGGAGAGAGCGTCATGCCAGCGGGCATCACGGCGTGTTGTTATGGAATACTGTGTGTAATCAATCAGCCCTTTTCTCCGCATTGCCGGAAATGGAAAATGCATTTATCGTGCAATGTGACGTCCCCAACGAAAAATGCTATTGAGAAGTATTTGCATTACCATTTTGGCGCGGTCATTGTTACATTTGTCATTCAGGACGGGGTTTGCTCTAGCAGCAAAATGTTTTGCCAAAGCATCAAAATGGAAGGCGCAGGTCGAAGGGTTTAATCAGGTAGGTAATCACGTGCGCAGCTTCACTCAGTCATCAAAGCCGATCTATAAAGATCACATCGTTCAGCAATCGAGTCTGGTTGCGAATAATTACCGTTTTATCGGCCCCCGGCTGATCGATAACACGCCGGTGCTCTTTGGGTCGTTCAGTGTTGTGCAGCTCAATCCGCACCTGATTCTGCATACCGCAGATGTGATTAATCGCCACAACATGAAAACCCAAAACCTGCTGGATGACGCAATCAAGCTCGCCATTGTGGTAAGTGGCAATGCACATATCTCATTTGGCCATCAGGAACTGCATCTGGGAGAGAGCCAGCCCGCCTCGCTGATTTCGCTGACGGAACCGACGATGTTTACCCGCATCGGCAAGCGTGATGAATATGAGCGAACGATTACGCTGACGTTCGACAGAGAATGGCTGTATGGCAACATGATGGATACCGTTGGCGACTGGCAGGCCATCCACGATTTCACACAGACCCATCTGGCGACACACCTGTGGACACCATCCCGACAGGCGCTGGCCATTGCCTTACAAACGCTGGACGCTGAACCTTGCCAAACACCACTCCAGCGTCTTTATCTGGAAACGCAGTGCATGAGCCTGATTATCGAGGCGTTGACGTCATTAACGGCCAGCGTAGCGCAGGAGAAAAGCAGCGGCGTCACCCTACGCGGCTACCATCGCATTCAACAGATCAGAGATATGTTGGAAAGCGGCAGCGCCGACCATCTTTCGATGAGTGAGATCGCCAAAAGCGTCAACATGAGTGAAAGCACGCTACAGCGCCATTTTCGTCAGACGTTCAATATGAGCGTGTTTGAGTACCTGCGTAACTGCCGCTTACAGCGCGCCATGCTGGCCTTGCAAAAAGATGGCATCGGTATTGCGCAAGCAGCCAGCATCGCTGGTTACAACAGCCCCGCCAACTTTGCCACCGCCCTACGCCGCGCATTCGGTATTACACCAGGGCAGCTAAAAGACCGCTTCTGATTCCGCATCACTAATAACCAAATGGAATTTATTATTCCGTTTGGTTATTAATCGCTATTCAGCGATGCACAGTAAATTACTATTTTTCTGCCAGCA is from Pectobacterium carotovorum and encodes:
- the acnB gene encoding bifunctional aconitate hydratase 2/2-methylisocitrate dehydratase; the encoded protein is MLEEYRKHVADRAAQGIVPKPLDATQMAALVESLKNPPAGEEEVLLDLLINRVPPGVDEAAYVKAGFLAAVAKGEATSPLVTQEKAVELLGTMQGGYNIHPLIDALDNDKLAPIAAEALSHTLLMFDNFYDVEEKAKAGNAHAKKVIQSWADAEWFLSRPKLAEKITVTVFKVTGETNTDDLSPAPDAWSRPDIPLHALAMLKNAREGIDPDQPGTVGPIKQIEELNKKGFPLAYVGDVVGTGSSRKSATNSVLWFMGEDIPYVPNKRGGGVVLGGKIAPIFFNTMEDAGALPIEVDVNDLNMGDVIDIYPYEGEVRRHDTNEVLATFALKTDVLLDEVRAGGRIPLIIGRGLTSKARESLGLPHSDVFRISKAVEASKKGFSLAQKMVGRACGVAGIRPDEYCEPKMTSVGSQDTTGPMTRDELKDLACLGFSADLVMQSFCHTAAYPKPVDVTTHHTLPDFIMNRGGVSLRPGDGVIHSWLNRMLLPDTVGTGGDSHTRFPIGISFPAGSGLVAFAAATGVMPLDMPESVLVRFKGKMQPGITLRDLVHAIPLYAIKQGLLTVEKKGKKNIFSGRILEIEGLPDLKVEQAFELTDASAERSAAGCTIKLDKEPIIEYLNSNIVLLKWMISEGYGDRRTLERRIQGMEKWLADPQLLEADADAEYAAVIDIDLADIKEPILCAPNDPDDARWLSDVQGEKIDEVFIGSCMTNIGHFRAAGKLLDSHKGQLPTRLWVAPPTKMDAAQLTEEGYYSVFGKSGARIEIPGCSLCMGNQARVADGATVVSTSTRNFPNRLGTGANVYLASAELAAVASLLGRLPTSEEYQTYMSQVDKTAQDTYRYLNFDQLGQYTEKADGVIFQTTV
- a CDS encoding DUF3060 domain-containing protein, which encodes MKITRYLPVVFVSAFAFSASVYAAPIELEGIGLTRDIPCNGNDVNISGNGNKIVLTGKCANISVAGSEHNITFDTATSLTVTGSEIAATGQSTGDLTVAAYKNTIRTHILAEDKPAKVNVTGTEHHLNLDFKGPAVVSFNGISNRLSWGGTEPKLSSSGANNVIKQKP
- a CDS encoding RtcB family protein; protein product: MSTFTRLQKRLSRLGIDTDYQHSIYHLRRQHAEAQVLLPDTLLLEEKAVQQLLDFASVHLPGSDARVCAARATPDFHPGTLAPVGSIVATTENFVIPAAIGTDINCGMRLLTTGVHHTDADAHKPALIQALKNTLLLDQRDVPVTPDSFSALFDEGLAAWLTALPQQGLWQEVDFRRLSAELSAIAGTDAVRAASRHAPEPFFAPREILRPSSLGTVGSGNHFVELQIVDAVLDRHAAYQAGVQEGEVVVMIHTGSRDVGFYVGQRGIDKARANWPTGEKYPVSGLFGLVDEQATDYMEAMGVAARYAWINRIVLTELIRSSWKQVFTRDTSKLVVDLSHNIILPEHGMNLHRKGATPAKAGEFALIPGSMGDYSYLVTGKGNPDWLWSCSHGAGRAERRQSMRNKVDTAKSADALPWQCITLKDERLREEAPAAYKPVTPVIDIQTQSGLIQPVARLRPWLTFKA
- a CDS encoding metalloregulator ArsR/SmtB family transcription factor — encoded protein: MTLSNSDREFMQDGAAKAAALLRAIGNENRLLVLCLLIEHSEMSVGALLEHIPLSQSALSQHLAKMREEGLISYRRESQTLYYRIENQNVETLVATLKTIFCP
- a CDS encoding TonB-dependent siderophore receptor, with protein sequence MKLPQSRRYLATLIGVSCGMTSFLSAAQTSTTPSTEPAPQVQNQAESKASGDTMVVTAAEQTRQAPGVSVITAEDISKRPPANDLSDLIRTMPGVNLSGNSTSGQRGNNRQIDIRGMGPENTLILVDGKPVSSRTAVRYGWRGERDTRGDTNWVPADMVERIEVLRGPAAARYGNGAAGGVVNIITKQPSQEWHGTWNTYLNAPEHSSEGATKRTDFSLMGGLTDSLSFRLFGNLNKTQADARDINQGHQSARAGNQSASLPSGREGVRNKDINGLLRWDMTKRQSLEFEAGSSRQGNIYAGDSQNTNTNPLVVSNYGKETNRMYRQNFAVTHRGYWDSGVSSTSYLQYERTHNTRILEGLSGGLEGIFDTTSPNQYGTIKLDNFTAHNEVNVPLNLWVDQVLTFGVEWNEQKMTDPVSNTQTTTEAGSVGSLSSSGRSEKSAARLASAFVEDNVQLTDSTMLTPALRVDHHSTAGTNWSPSLNLSQELGDDYTLKLGIARAYKAPNLYQTNENYLLYSRGQGCAGGTSCYLIGNEDLKAETSLNKEIGLEFHRDGLIAGITYFHNDYRNKIEAGNNVIGKAVGGTNKDYANANIFQWGNVPKAVIQGLEGNLTVPVTESINWRNNLTWMLESKNKTTGDYLSITPEFTLNSSVDWQATENLSFLADVTWYGRQKPKKYNYKGERVTGSATNELSPYALFGLSSTYTFNKNLSVTGGVENLFDKRLFRAGNAQDVVNNNVVTIAGAGAATYNEPGRTFFVSVKTSF
- a CDS encoding AraC family transcriptional regulator, whose protein sequence is MRSFTQSSKPIYKDHIVQQSSLVANNYRFIGPRLIDNTPVLFGSFSVVQLNPHLILHTADVINRHNMKTQNLLDDAIKLAIVVSGNAHISFGHQELHLGESQPASLISLTEPTMFTRIGKRDEYERTITLTFDREWLYGNMMDTVGDWQAIHDFTQTHLATHLWTPSRQALAIALQTLDAEPCQTPLQRLYLETQCMSLIIEALTSLTASVAQEKSSGVTLRGYHRIQQIRDMLESGSADHLSMSEIAKSVNMSESTLQRHFRQTFNMSVFEYLRNCRLQRAMLALQKDGIGIAQAASIAGYNSPANFATALRRAFGITPGQLKDRF